The Agelaius phoeniceus isolate bAgePho1 chromosome 2, bAgePho1.hap1, whole genome shotgun sequence region GGTATAACACAAAACAAATTAGACTCTCTACAGCACTCAGACATATAATTCAACTATTTTAAGGTAACAAACTAAAACCTGACAtggaacaaacaaaaaatcataAAACAATCTGAAAAATTACCattattttgtgtttattaATATTGTAAGTtactaaaacaaacaaacaaatccaatAAAGGAGGCATGACTGCTATTTCATTAAGTTTTTAGCAAACTCTTGGCCATAAAAGCTCTGGGACAAGGCCAATTACACACTCAGAGTCTCAGCATGCCAAAGCTGCCTTTCCATGTGTGCTTCCCTTTACGGTAAGCTCCAGAGATTTAATAACTATTCCTTCAGGAGGCTCTGTAAAAATTCTCTTTGCTTAGGTCCCACACTGACAAGTTTCACTCCTTTTGACTTTGTTGTGTGTGAAATTTCCTCTGTTCAAATATTCTGTGGCGCGTCATTTCTTTGCTCAGTGCTTCTGGAAGCTGCAGACACTTGCTCTGCCTGGCGCTGCCCTTTCTTTCTCAAGACCACGATCAGCAGGAACTTCTCAGGAGCCCTCCTGGCTGTAGCCACAGACAGCACTGCTCAAGGGCTAATAATTGTCCCCAGGGCTGACAAACGGGGTGACATCCTTGGAAGAGCCATAAACTAAAACACAGATGAGGAACAATTTTACGCAGAGGGTGCCAGGGctctggaacagctgcccaCGGAGGCGGcggagtctccctctctggagggTCCTACCTGGACACGTTCCCGTGTCACCTGCCCGAGGTGACCCTGAAggacctccagaggtccctcccagccccagcaatCCGCGGCTCCGTGAACCAGCGCTGTCACACTGCCTTGCAATCACCACCTGCTGCTGAGCGCCGGCCTGAGTGACCCGGCTGCTTCTCCGAGCGTCCTCCGTGGGGTCACTCCGCACCCGCGGTGTCACCGCCCCTCCAGGCCCCGCTCACCTCCAGGTCCTGCACGGAGATCTCCATGTCGGTCAAGTACAGGTAGGGCACGCCGCTGCCGCCGCAGGGCCCGGGCGGGCCGTCGCTGAGGGAGAAGATGTTGGCGAAGGGGCGGCCGCGCAGCCCCTCCTGCGTCGACAGCGTGGCCAGCGCGCCCCAGTCGCAGCTGTGCAGGACGTAGCGCGCCATacgcgccacctcctcgggcgGCGGGATGGCCGCCACGgccgccagcagcagccccgatGCGGcgcacaggaggagcagcagccgcGCCATCGCTGAGGACACGGACAGCACTCCCCGCACAGCCGCGCACCGGGACATCACAGCCCGCACGACGCCGGCCACCGAGTGCCGGGCCCGCCCGTACCGCCCGCCCACCCGCCGCGAGGGGCGGAACTTCGCCCTGTCTCACCAATGGCAGCAGCGCTGCCCGCCCCCTCGAGCCAATGAGCGACAACTTCGGGAATGAAGAGCCCCCACCCCCGCTATCAGCCAATAGACTTACGAGGTCGGCGGTCCTCAGCCAATGAGAGCCACTGGAGGCGGGTCAATGCGCGCCGACGAGGTAAACAACCGGGAGCGCGCGGTCCGGGAGGGGGTGGAGTCACCGGCGGCCCGGCAGCCAATGGGAGCCCTGCTGTGCGTCACCGAATGGGtggaaaacaccccaaaatcgcCGAGTCCGAGCTGGGACCCAACCCCGCTGAGTGGCCCGGAGCACGGCACCGAGCGACACAGCCAGCCCTTCCCCGAACACCTCCGGAGCGGTGACTCCAacacctccccgggcagcccaTCCCAATATCTAATCACCTTTtgtgtgaagaaattcctctgaATGTGCAGCCTGAACTTCCCCGGCACAGCTTGAGGCAGAGACCGAACCCCCCCTGGCCGCACCATCCTTTCGGGTGTCTGTAGAGCAGtgaggtcccccctgagcctccctcTCTCCAGACTcaacatccccagctccctcagcgcCTTCTCACAACACTTgcgctccagacccttcccctgactcgctccagcccctcaaggCCTTTTCCGAAGTGagaggcccagaactggacacagcgtTCGAGGTGTGGCTGAGCACTGCTACGCTactcctgctccaggccagggTGCCACTGTTGGCCTGCTCGGACCTCACCGCGCTGGCCCCGTCCCACAGAATTCCCTCACAATCCCGTTTCCCTGGAGCACCAGCGCGGGAAGAAGGGAAGGTGATGGCAGCGCTCCCGCTGGCCTGAGGGGGGCGCTGGCGGGACGCGGCTCCCGGagatgtccctgctgtgtcccaggatGTCACGGAGATGTCCCGGacatgtccctgctgtgtcccagggatgTCACGGAGATGTCCCCGCGGATGTCACGGAGATGCCCCGGCGGCTCCCGCCCGTGCCGAGCCAGTCCCCCCGCTCCGACACCCCCCGTTCTGCGGGGTCAGAGTGACGCGGAACAGGCCATGGCGCGGTGCCCGGCCCCTGCTTTGTGTGCCTGGGGAAGTCTGTCAcatcctggaagtgtcccaaaCCCGCGTGGATATGGCGCATGAGGACACGCTTTACTGGTGAGCACGGGCTGCTGGGTTAACAGGTGGACTCGGGGATCCTGAAGTTCTTTCCCAACCATAATGATTCTGTCATTCTACAATCCTTCAGCCCCACTATCCCTGCCCACTGCTAAATCAGCCTCAAAGGCTGGTTCTATGCCACCACAGGTGTTTGAAGCCCAGCCTTCCCTTGGGAAAACCCTATAATTTaatcagagcagcagggacTATCTGTTTTGGGCCACAAAGCCCACAGAATGATTTGCCACTGGGCAGAACTCAGGTTTTACCTCTTGCACGTGTCAGAGCCCTTGCTCTGCAAGGCTTGGTTTTGTCAGTTGAACACCATTCCACCTTCCACTGAAGGCTCTTCCAAGCATTACTTACCCAAATAAACACTTAGCTTGTTTTATCCGTCACTTTGTGCTCAGTAACCTTATAAAGATTTGTATAAAGAGATGCTTTAAACTGGGGTAACACTGAGACTTGATTCAAGTGGTCCTAAAAGATGGTGGGTTTTCATATTTCCACCTGGATCCAAGTATGTCCACCCTATGTAAACAGCAATGTAGCACTGAGAAAGCCAAATTAACTTGCCCTGTGAGCACCATCTGCCCCAGGTgccccacagcacccacagcttATAGCAGCCCAGATGGATCATCCTGTTGGGCTGAACTCAGCAAGAAAAATACACCACCCATCCATTCTCTATTATTTATCTGCTGTCCTGTACAAGcagaacaaaataatttttcctccttgcctgcagagcatgGTTAGAAATCCCTGCCTCCTCTCTGGACACATGgaggcttctgctgctgccttctcctAGAGATGCTcaggaaaaactgaaattttcatagggaacaaaaaaaggaaaagaaaaggatgcTCTAAACCCCTGATGTGCAGGCACTAGGCTCTCTCACTTCCTCAGTTAGATctcagagaaaggagaaggattCTCTCTCTGTTGTGCTGCAATATTGTCTAGGGGCTCTCAGCATCCTTGCATAACAGGGTCAAGAAAGTATTGGTAGGCACCACTAGTTCTCCTTTCCAAATCATGTGCTTCACTGCATTTAAAAGCCAGTAAATAGACAGTAATATCTCACCATAAATGGAGATACTTCCTCCAAGGTCGAGTTCATGGAATGATCTTAATTTCAGTGTATTTTATATGTGATGGGCTTCAGGCTGTGTCCCTGGGGGAGATGTATTTTAGTCAGAAAGTGGGCAAGGTTTCCATCCTGGCTTGTGTCATGTTTTGTCTGCCCtcttcagagctgcttttcctgagccagctctctctgcagccagcctggTTGCTGCATGGGCTGGGCACGGTTCCTCCTCAGACACAGCCTAGCTGTGCTCTGGTCCAGGCTTCCTGTCTAGGTCAGGCAGTCTGTCCGTGCACAGAAGCCTTTATGTGTCCAGATAACACCCGGGGGCTGTGCAGTCTCGCTGTGTGCAGCGCTTGGTTCCCGAGCCAGGCCGGCTCTCCCATCCAAATGCCAGCCAGGGTGATCCAAGCCACTTGCCGGGGTGATTAAAGTCACTTGCCGCTGCCTGTGACAGAGGAGACTGACCTGTGAGTCAGCTCTGGCTAAAGCTGAAGTGCTCAGTGCTTTGAAGTGCCAATGCCTGGTGCCACATGAGACCCACCATGCAAATTGTTTCTAAAAATGTTGGTTAGATTCTCTCCTGAGGAGGtatcagccctgctgctgctacAAGCGGCACACGGCACAGGCAAATAAGACATTTATTTGTTCTCACCCTCAAACTGCCTGAATTACCTTGGTTGGGAATTTAGCTTGTGACTCTTCCCTTGGTGTATTTTTTAGAAGATAGGTAAAGTTATTACAGCACTGGCCTGGTGTTCAGCCAAAAGTCCTTTCACTTTTTTGACAGCCACCACACAGGCAGTGGCAAGGCAAGCTTCCTCTGTGCACAACCTGTTAGGGACAGAAATATTGTTCCATATTCAGTCAGAAAATCCTGTTCAGTCAGAGCTTGGGCTGCAtgctgaggaagctgctggCGAGGGCCACTGCTTGTGGTGCTGCTTTCTGGGACACTGAGAGATGGGCAGTAGGGCTGGCCTGAGAAGAGTGTCATCAAAACCAGCACATATACCCAGAATTGTGTCAGCAGCCATGTTCTGGCTGGTTTTGTTGGTTTATATTGAGCCTGGTGTACTAAAACTAGTAACCATAGAGGAATTGCTCAGTCTGGAAGCAAGCTGTCAGTGGCTCATGCTGATAATATTTGTCCCACCACTATATGAGTACAATGGGATGCAGCCATGCCTCTTAACACCCCAGCTCAGTTTGTTCTCTGAAGTCAAGCAGATTAGGAGAAAGAAGAGCTCTCCAAAAACATTCAGGTGCTGCAAGAGATGACACCAGTTATCTGAACACCACCCACCAGCCCCTGGTGGGCCCAGGGTGATCCACCTCGCTGTGATCTCATTATTGCAAGGTGAAATGCTCCTTGTAACATACAGCATTTTTTAACTTTACTCTGCTTAGGGACAGGCTTTTGCCCAGATCCTGGCAATTAGGAGACCCTAATTAAGAAGCCTGGTTAATCTGAACCACGATGTTAGCACTTGGGCACCAGCTGACAGTCAGGAACATGtcaaatttttcagtttttcagtcaGTCTCCACCACCTACTTTTTTAGGTGGCCAGCACGAAAAAGACACAAACTCACATTCCAATTCAGCTTAGTGAGAGCCACTTTATAACCACATCCTTTGATTTAACTCCCTTTGGTAACGGGACTTTCCCGCTGACATCAGTTCCCAGGGGTGCAGAGAGCCTGgcacacgtgtgtgtgtgtccgtgtgtctgtgtgtccgttgGCacgtgtgtgtttgtgtgtctgtgctcTCAGAAGGgctttgctgcagctgcaggacccGAGCACAAAAATGTCAATGGTACTGAGCGTTCCAGCTGAGTTCATTTCCTGCTGATAAGTCCCCGAAGAAGAGGGCGAGGCTCAGCGTCCTCGGCGTTGCTTTAGCGCTGAGGGCCACAGGCAGGCAGCTCGGGGCACACTCAGCAAAGGGCGGGTTCAAACAGCGAGTTTCCCATAGAAAAAACGCTGCTCACGTTCGCTTCCTGTCGGGCTGCCAAGTGATAGACCTGATGTGTAAAGGCAACCCAAAATAGGATGTTGGCTTTTCGAGTTGATTGATCTTTGAAATGCAAATGTTGTTTCTTTGGTGGTTACCTTATGCCCTCCTTTTTAGTTGAGAATCGAGTTGCTTGAGTGGGAACAGAAAGGGTAGAAACCCCATTTTCAGGAGGTCAAAAGCTCAGTATAGTAACAGCTGCTGGTTGAGTGGTGTGAATTCCAGGAAAGGATGTGGGTAACAGCAGCCAAAGCCAGGCAGAGAGGTGGACAGAACGACCTCAGATACTGGCACTGACAGGTGAGCTGTACTAAAACCCTCAACGAATGTATCAACAAACACAGAACTGCAATTTGTCCGGCAGGAACCCACAGCTCCCTCCACCCTTCGCTCTCCCACCACCCTGACAAACATACCTTCCCAGATTTGGCAGCTAGGCAGACACACCCAAATGAGATAACTGCACAGACACAAATGCCAGAGACAAAATTTTAGATGCCCTCCAATGCACTTTAAACTAACTGGTTTTTGAATAAAGCATAGCCATGGCTCTACATGTCCTTTTTGTTGCTCTCTCTGAGCACCCTGCAGAGGCTCCATTCTCCATCCTTCATAATAAGAAGCCAGCAAATGTTGCCCATGGTGTTTCCAAGCATGGCAGAACCCCTCACACCACCTGTTTTGAAGGAATGCCAGGATGAAGGAGGTCCTTGCACCTCTCCCCCACGTGCTGCCTGTAGCAGGAGTGCCAGTCATTTCTTCAGAAGCAAACTTGCTGTGTTGGCCTCATATGTCTTGAAAAGAATCAGACAGGAAGCTGCAAAATCCAGGGGGCCACAACTGCAGCATTTTCTCAGTCAAATGAAATTTCCCTCCAGAGCCTGTTTTAATGGCACTGGTGATGactatatatttctttttcctgcagaGCGGAACAGATGTGGAACATTTTTTTGGATATAAGAACAAGTTAGTCTCATAGACACTGCTACATCCCAGGTTTGTAAGCAGGGATAAACAAAAGGATGCAAAGAGTCATACTCAAAGATACCTCCAAGTACTTGGAAATGCACATCATGTGCAACACCCAGTTTCTCTGTAGAACCTCCCTTAATAAGGTTTGTTTCAGAGGTCTTGCAGCTAAAGCACGTGGGTTGTTTGTTCAGATTTTCTAGTGGTTTTCAGTCCAGAAacaagagagaggaaaacaaatcCACACCTCATGTCTTCTTGTCTGGAGAAAAACAGACACCATATTTCTGTGCATTCACCCCTTGCTCCTTCAGGAAGGAAGATTTAGAATGGAAAAGTGTCAAAAGTACAGACAAAATTATAAAGATGCTCCAAGTACTGCATACCATGCCCAGAGCAATGGCATTTGGGAATCCAGCAGGCAGAAAAGGTTTGCTTTGTGGCAAGATACTTGGAGGCAGAAATAAATGGAGTGAAGAATTGTGGTGGGGCAGCTGCaacagcttttgctttactAATATGGGTGAAGCGATACTGCCTCTCCCTAGCAGTTTCCTTTTCTGTACACCTAAGCAAATGGTTtcctctgcacagcagagcccctgaaagccaaaataaaacactgaaacagcccctgagcagcaggaaacAGTTATGGGAGGTGTGACTTTGACGGTGTGTTACATGGCAGGTATCTAGAAAACAACACTTGTGACCCATGTTCAGTGAAATCCCTCAGCTTGAAatctcctgctgtccccagagcaggcaaAGCACGGGCAGTAGAAGAATCCTGCCTTCCCTGCCTGAACCCTGTTTCTCAGTTCAGTTTCTATTCC contains the following coding sequences:
- the CREG1 gene encoding protein CREG1 isoform X2: MSRCAAVRGVLSVSSAMARLLLLLCAASGLLLAAVAAIPPPEEVARMARYVLHSCDWGALATLSTQEGLRGRPFANIFSLSDGPPGPCGGSGVPYLYLTDMEISVQDLEVNSNASLTVSLAQTPYCRKHKYDPQNPLCAHIIFVGSIVKVNDSEAELAKKALFTRHPEMESWPKDHNWFFAKFNITNIWVLDYFGGLKIVTPEEYYSVKP